The proteins below come from a single Pseudochaenichthys georgianus chromosome 14, fPseGeo1.2, whole genome shotgun sequence genomic window:
- the atg101 gene encoding autophagy-related protein 101 — protein sequence MNCRSEVLEVTVEARQVEEAMLALLHTILLHRSSGKFHYKKEGTYSIGTVGTLDIDCDFIDFTFVRVSSEELDRVISKAVSEFKDALSNTGSDGMGQISLEFYQKKKSRWPFSDECIPWEVWSIKVNVVNLANEQERQICREKVGEKLGEKVINVIEVINRHEYLPKMPTQSEVDNVFDTSLKDVQPYLYKITYQITDCLGTSVSTTVRRLLKDTLSL from the exons ATGAATTGCCGCTCAGAGGTTCTTGAAGTAACAGTGGAGGCGAGGCAGGTGGAAGAAGCTATGCTGGCTTTGTTGCACACCATTTTACTGCATCGCAGCTCCGGGAAGTTTCACTACAAAAAGGAGGGCACCTACTCCATAGGTACCGTGGGCACACTTGACATCGACTGCGACTTCATCGACTTCACCTTCGTCCGAGTGTCCTCCGAAGAGCTGGACAGAGTGATCAGTAAAGCTGTGTCTGAGTTTAAG GACGCTTTGAGCAACACTGGCAGCGATGGCATGGGGCAAATCTCCCTGGAGTTTTACCAGAAGAAGAAGTCTCGCTGGCCTTTTTCTGACGAATGTATTCCCTGGGAAGTGTGGAGCATCAAGGTCAACGTTGTGAACCTGGCCAATGAGCAGGAGAGGCAGATCTGCAGGGAGAAAGTGGGAGAGAAGCTTGGCGAGAAGGTGATCAATGTTATAGAGGTCATAAACCGACATGAATACCTGCCGAAGATGCCCACCCAGTCTGAAGTGGACAATGTTTTCGACACCAGTCTCAAAGATGTCCAGCCGTATCTTTATAAAATCACCTACCAGATCACAGACTGTCTGGGCACCTCCGTCAGCACTACAGTGAGAAGGCTTCTCAAAGACACCCTGTCACTGTGA
- the zbtb21 gene encoding zinc finger and BTB domain-containing protein 21, which translates to MESLVHYSNPSHALSVLGVLNEQRLRGQMCDVVLVVADQKYQAHKSVLAATSEYFQSLFTRMDAVSLKVVNLDFCEPDAFEIVLNYIYSSSLFVDKGSLVAIQELGYSLGIPFLTNIVSTRPHASYCVSRKRLSFTEGDENDVQTRSVIVRRVRNDTINPSRSNNERSSSANSTRESAHPPSVHNLYESVRTSESISGKACEQSEAAERKSMYPYTSILKGNPTHVTSVRPQLTSSVSFSDAEHIRLQSATDPDTKEEHEELEPHYHTKVPFQGQASEPSQTIDRSGPLIKSLLRRSLSMDSPVPVFSPTLELKELQNREQSVVKMASKPSGLETSAYNGNSKRTSPLVLRSKFPSRYEDKSQVEREVSVKAEPSSPLPDLMDIVRITVGDALQGNLKDLQTNYDQGSRPDFNPFGKRKDRPDNRRYPFKKGKIFKEHTLSLDENMSETVPQSAGGDSNENLGEPPENKIFKCWNCLKVFRSSAGLHRHVNMYHNPEKPYACEICHKRFHTNFKVWTHCQTQHGIVQNPASSSSSSVLDEKFQKKLIDIVREREIKKALLWKLKRNKQGLQSSALTKKRSRPNFICPYCGKVFMFQSQYRQHLRTHPAEKADQETANESLLYQEQEENMEQQDTDAGGYSCRLCNVKLSSLFEQGDHERGCRHATVCPYCGLRFSSPTVKKDHEAHCKYKKLTCLECMRTFKSSFSIWRHQVEVHNHNMMTVEEQLQLKQQGNHEGASEMLREEHYSDEPLAPGSSREIITYSDSSGPPMYDSDSSSYVPEDLSMGHHGKLVVKEEPLEEAVSEMENSESAKGGLEEPGVWPCEKCGSLFSSRKDLERHQELLCHIKPFICHICNKAFRTNFRLWSHFQSHMSTSIEPEAKEMDRDPSPLSPSPPTTPQNSDHPSPQASVLTSSQTAPAAAVMAEETSSPEPCSSSVNKTKRPELERQASSHSPALSRSNSTESPSGPQESDTLFYHAPSLSALTFKRQYMCKLCHRTFKTAFSLWSHEQSHSHV; encoded by the coding sequence ATGGAGAGCCTCGTGCATTACAGCAATCCCTCCCATGCCCTCTCAGTGTTAGGGGTCCTGAATGAGCAGCGTCTGCGGGGCCAGATGTGTGACGTAGTCCTGGTTGTGGCAGACCAGAAGTACCAGGCCCATAAGAGTGTTCTGGCTGCCACCAGTGAGTATTTCCAGTCCCTGTTCACACGGATGGACGCAGTGTCGCTGAAAGTTGTAAACCTGGACTTCTGTGAGCCTGACGCCTTCGAGATAGTTCTGAATTACATTTACTCCTCCTCACTTTTTGTGGACAAAGGCAGCTTGGTAGCCATTCAAGAGCTAGGCTACAGTCTTGGAATCCCTTTCCTCACCAACATTGTGTCAACAAGGCCACATGCATCCTACTGTGTGTCAAGAAAAAGGCTTTCCTTCACAGAAGGGGATGAGAATGATGTCCAGACAAGGAGTGTCATTGTGCGTCGGGTCCGGAATGACACCATCAATCCCTCTCGCTCAAATAATGAGAGATCATCTTCTGCAAATTCTACTCGAGAGTCAGCCCATCCTCCATCAGTACACAACCTGTATGAATCAGTCAGAACATCTGAATCCATCAGCGGGAAAGCATGTGAACAGAGTGAAGCTGCTGAAAGGAAGTCAATGTACCCATACACCTCCATTTTAAAAGGGAATCCAACACACGTCACATCTGTTCGTCCCCAGCTGACATCATCAGTGTCCTTCAGTGATGCTGAGCACATCAGGCTGCAGTCGGCCACTGACCCGGACACTAAAGAGGAGCACGAGGAGCTGGAGCCCCACTATCACACCAAAGTGCCCTTTCAGGGTCAGGCTTCTGAGCCAAGCCAGACCATAGACAGGAGTGGGCCGCTGATAAAAAGCCTACTCCGCAGATCATTATCCATGGACAGCCCTGTTCCAGTCTTCTCACCAACACTGGAGCTCAAGGAGCTGCAGAATCGTGAACAATCAGTTGTTAAAATGGCGTCAAAACCATCTGGGCTAGAGACATCTGCTTACAATGGCAATTCCAAACGAACATCTCCCCTGGTTCTCAGGTCAAAGTTCCCCAGCAGGTATGAAGACAAATCTCAGGTAGAACGAGAGGTCAGTGTGAAAGCTGAGCCCAGCAGCCCCCTCCCTGACCTCATGGACATTGTCCGAATCACAGTTGGAGATGCTTTGCAAGGTAATCTCAAAGACTTGCAAACAAATTACGATCAAGGCTCCCGGCCAGACTTCAATCCTTTTGGGAAAAGAAAGGACAGGCCAGATAACAGAAGGTACCCATTTAAGAAAGGCAAAATATTTAAAGAACATACCCTTTCACTGGAtgagaacatgtcagaaacagtACCTCAGAGTGCCGGCGGTGACTCGAATGAAAACCTTGGAGAGCCGCCTGAGAACAAGATTTTTAAATGCTGGAATTGTTTAAAGGTGTTCCGGTCGAGTGCTGGACTACATCGTCATGTTAATATGTATCACAACCCCGAAAAGCCGTATGCTTGCGAAATCTGCCACAAACGCTTCCATACAAACTTCAAAGTGTGGACTCACTGCCAAACTCAGCATGGCATAGTTCAAAACCCCGCCTCGTCCTCCAGCTCCTCTGTGCTAGATGAGAAATTTCAAAAGAAGTTAATAGATATTGTGCGAGAAAGGGAAATAAAGAAAGCCTTGCTTTGGAAATTAAAGAGGAATAAGCAGGGTTTGCAATCTTCTGCACTCACCAAAAAGAGATCAAGACCCAACTTCATATGTCCTTACTGCGGGAAAGTATTCATGTTCCAGTCTCAGTACAGACAGCATTTAAGGACACATCCTGCTGAAAAAGCAGACCAGGAAACCGCAAACGAGAGCCTCCTCTACCAGGAACAGGAGGAGAACATGGAGCAGCAGGACACGGATGCTGGTGGCTACTCCTGTAGACTCTGTAATGTGAAGCTGTCTTCTCTCTTTGAGCAGGGCGACCATGAGAGGGGCTGCCGACATGCGACTGTATGCCCCTACTGCGGCCTCCGATTCTCAAGTCCAACGGTCAAGAAGGACCACGAGGCACATTGTAAGTACAAAAAACTGACGTGCCTGGAATGCATGCGGACTTTCAAGTCCTCCTTCAGCATATGGCGCCACCAGGTGGAGGTTCACAACCACAACATGATGACAGTCGAAGAGCAGCTTCAGCTGAAGCAGCAAGGGAACCATGAAGGGGCGTCTGAAATGCTCAGAGAGGAGCACTACAGTGACGAGCCTCTCGCACCCGGGAGCTCCAGAGAGATCATCACGTACAGCGACTCCTCAGGTCCACCCATGTACGACTCAGACTCCTCCTCCTATGTGCCTGAGGACCTGAGCATGGGCCACCATGGCAAGCTGGTGGTGAAAGAAGAGCCCTTAGAGGAGGCTGTGAGTGAGATGGAAAACTCCGAATCCGCCAAAGGTGGGCTGGAGGAACCCGGCGTGTGGCCATGCGAGAAATGCGGAAGTCTGTTTAGCTCTCGCAAAGACCTGGAACGCCACCAGGAGCTGCTATGCCACATCAAACCGTTCATCTGTCACATCTGCAACAAAGCCTTCAGGACCAACTTCCGCCTTTGGAGCCACTTCCAGTCCCACATGTCGACTTCTATCGAGCCCGAGGCCAAAGAGATGgacagagacccctcacctCTGTCTCCATCACCTCCCACCACCCCTCAGAACTCTGACCACCCCTCCCCGCAGGCCTCCGTGCTCACATCCAGCCAGACGGCGCCAGCGGCTGCAGTAATGGCCGAGGAGACCAGCAGCCCGGAGCCCTGTAGCTCGTCAGTAAACAAGACGAAGAGGCCTGAACTGGAGCGGCAAGCCAGCAGCCACAGCCCCGCTCTGTCCAGGTCCAACAGCACGGAGAGTCCCAGTGGCCCTCAGGAATCAGACACACTCTTTTACCATGCTCCATCCCTCTCCGCCCTGACCTTTAAAAGGCAGTACATGTGTAAACTCTGTCACAGGACCTTCAAGACAGCCTTCAGTCTCTGGAGCCACGAGCAGAGTCATAGCCACGTGTAA